The DNA sequence TGATTAATGATGTTCTGCGAGACATGTtgaatagatttgtttttgtgtatcttgatgacattttgattttctccaAGAATGTAAAGGAACATGTGTTGCATGTCAGAACGGTGTTGCAGAGGCTAATGGAGAACAAGCTTTAtgttaaagcagaaaaatgtgaattCAATGTCTCAACTGTTACTTTCCTGGGTTTTATCATTGACCAAGGCCAATTAAAACCTGATCCAGCCAAAATCAAAGCTGTCATGGAGTGGCCGGTTCCTACCACTCGCAAACTCCTCCAGAGGTTCTTGGGGTTTGCAAACTTCTACAGACGATTTATTAAAAACTATAGCAGGTTGGCAGCTCCACTCACTCAGTTGACTTCAATGAAGAAGGCTTTTGTGTGGTCCTCAGCGGCACAGGCTGCTTTCAATATCCTCAAGGAAAAGTTTTCTAGTGCCCCTGTTCTAGTACACCCTGACCCAGGTCTGCAGTTCATCGTGGAGGTCGACGCCTCGGACTCAGGGGTGGGTGCCATACTCTCCCAGCGATCTCCAGACGACCACAAGCTCCACCCCTGTGCTTTCTTCTCCAGACGCCTCTCTCCAGCTGAGCAGAACTATGATGTAGGGAACCGGGAGCTGCTAGCAGTCGTGTTGGCCCTGCAAGAATGGAGGCACTGGCTTGAAGGTGCTTTACAACCTTTCATTGTGTGGACTGATCATAAAAACCTTGCATATTTACGCTCTGCTCGTAGGCTGAACCCTCGTCAGGCACGGTGGGCACTTTTCCTAGGAAGATTCAACTTCACTCTTACCTACCGCCCTGGTTCCCGGAACACCAAGCCTGATGCCTTGTCCCGCCACTTCACGTCCCCAGTTGAGGAGGCTCCTGTGGAAACCATTGTCCCGTCCTCTTGTGTGATTGGAGCAGCCAGGTGGGAGGTTGAGCAGGAAGTTGAGGATGCTCTCCGGGGGCATACTATTCCGGAGCACTGCCCAGAAGGTAAGCTCTTCGTTCCACCCTTGGTGAGGTCGTCTGTGCTCCAGTGGTGTCATTCGTCCAAACTGGCCTGCCATCCTGGATACCATAGGACGCTAGGTCTGCTTCAGCAGAGATTCTGGTGGCCGTCCATGTCTACTGACACCCGAGAATTTGTCTCCGCCTGCTCTGACTGTGCTCACAGCAAGTCATCTCACCGTGCTCCAGCTGGTCTCCTCCGGCCCTTGCCGATACCTCATCGCCCCTGGTCGCACGTTCCTGTGGATTTTATTACTGGCTTACCCCCATCAGATGGTAATACAGTTATTCTTACCCTTGTCGATCGTTTTTCCAAGTCGGTCCATTTTGTACCTCTGCCTAAACTCCCCTCAGCATTAGAAACTGCCAACCTTCTTGTGCTTCATTTGTTTCGTCTCCATGGTATCCCCCAGGACATTGTTTCTGACCGGGGTCCCCAGTTTGCCTCCCAAGTCTGGAAAGCTTTCTGTCATGCTCTGGGAGCTTCAGCCAGCCTCTCGTCCGGTTACCACCCACAAACCAATGGTCAGACGGAACGAGCCAACCAGGACCTGGGGGCATCCCTACGATGTGAGGCATCTCGTCTTCCAGCCTCTTGGTCAACGCACCTGCCTTGGATTGAATACGCCCACAACTCCCTGGTTAGCACTGCCACAGGTATGTCCCCGTTCATGGTCTCCCAGGGTTATCAACCTCCTCTATTTCCAAGTCAGGAGTCTGAAGTTGcagtcccctcagtccaggCCCATCTACGCCGTGTCTGGCGAGAAGCCCGAGCAGCTTTGACACGGACAGCTACTAGAAACCAACGATTGGCAGATCGACATCGGACCCCTGCTCCGAATTACCAGGTTGGGCAAGAGGTTTGGCTCTCGTCACGTGACCTCCCTCTTCAGACTGATTCACGCAAACTAGCTCCCAAGTACATCGGGCCATACGTCATTGAACGCATCATTAACCATAGTGTCGTTAGGCTTAGACTTCCTCCCGCTTTGAGGGTGCATCCTGCCTTCCATGTGTCTCTGCTCAAACCTGTCATTAGGAGCCCCCTGAGCCCTCCGGCCGAGCCCCCTTGGCCCCCCCGGCTCATTGACGGTCATCCTGCATTTACGGTCCACCGCATGCTGGATGTGCGCAGGCGGGGCCGTGGTTTCCAGTACCTTGTAGACTGGGAAGGGTACGGTCCTGAGGAGAGGTCTTGGATCAGCAAGGCCCTAATTTTGGACCCTGTTCTGCTCGCTGATTTCTATCGGGAGTTCCCGGACAAGCCTGGGAGGCCGCCAGGTGGCGTccattgagggggggggggtactgtgATGGTCTcggttttttgttgcttctgtttttccttttctcccccctcccctgtgttttgtttctgcttcaggttatggcaggaggcgtggctggcctcacagatgacacacacctgtccagcatcaccagcaaTCACCTTTTCCTCTACTTAAACACGCTCATGACTTAGCCACGCTGGCAGaagattccctttgtttccctcccatggGGCTTGTgaatttttgttaaaaattaaaacttgaaagcAGTTATTGTCCCTGGTCTCCTGCAATTTCTTCGGTCCTAACCCCAGCCGTAACACTACAGTTATGAACAGAATGTTGAGAATGTACGAAAAAATCAGGAGGTGTTCTCGCCCAGGGCACCATAAGCTAGAACCGCCACTGATGAGCGACATTGACAACTGCGACAAGGCCGTGTTTTTCTCCAGTTCAGGTTTCCGTGTCTGTCGAGCTTCACCAAACTCTGAACAATCAGGtgagcagctgtttgtgcagcagcaggcttCAGCTCTGAGGACTGAAGAGGGCGCGATGCCACAACGCCTCCTCTAGTCCGTCAGGTCAACACCCCCACGCCGATCTGTGCAGCCTCACTGGGGATCGTCCCCTTTAACCTGCTCGTCAAACCACATGGACTAAGCCAACCACAAGTCTATTAGGTGTTGTTCATGAACAGTTTCACATGCATACTGAACATAATTCATTTCATAGGTAGTTTGCAAAACATTGTGGTGACAATTTTAAAGAGCTGACTGCGTGGTGGAGTCACCGCATTTAGTCGGCAGCACCACTTCCTGTACTTGTGTTTCAAAGCACCAGTCCTTTACTTTCAAAAAAGTTTAGAACTTTCACAAAAGTTGTCGGGGAAGCAAAAGTCATGTCATCCTTTTGGGTTAACTAACTCAAATAACATTAACCAGCTCAGTGTAGCTCACTAGCTAACTTTATTACCAAATAAACTACCTCTGACCATTGACGTCTCCAGGAAAAGAATAGAAACCGGCGTCAGTGTGTTCAAATGAGACGCTTTGTTGACTTCTGTCAGAAATCAAGAATCCATTCTTACTCTTAATGTGCCACTGGCGTCATTAGCCTCGTCTGCTTAGCAGCACAGACGGCCCTTCATTTACCGACCGACCTCAActttctgattttgtttgtgtgtgctctaCCAGACTCGGATGCAGGGCGTTTCGGGGTCTTggttgttttcaatttgttgaAAATTCATTGTCTCAATCACCATCGCAACAATATGCCTGCAACGCTGTTTGCAACTGCAGTCAAGAGGTGAGTCAACCGTCGACTGATGGTCAGTGAGTGCAGTTTAGTCGTGTAAAGACTGAATTATGTGACCTTTAAAGTCTGGGTCGTCCAACGCCCTGATCTGATTATTTCATGGCTACTCGATCGTTCCATTATAACTCGTAGCTCTGAAGTACGACCGCcgagtcagaaaaaaatcaccaccccttGGGCTCTGACATTCgaggtacaatggaacgcaTGGTTATTTCTAAGCTGAGGACAGAAGTGAGGAGAATGAACATTCATACTTACATCTTCACCTGCACTTTGTCTTACTGAACAGATTTAGTACTTGGTGTTTACTCCAAGCTCTCCTACTGCACTGAAGTCTGACtagtgttttcttttacagtcgCCGCCAGTTGTTTATGTACCTGCAGCTTCGGTGTTGTTTATGAACagtttcacatgcaaactggacatgattcatttcatatttagttTGCAAAAAGTTGTGGTGACAATGCTGAAGAGCTCAGAAATATGACGTTACCTCAAATGCAGTCCGTGACTGACTGAGTGGTGGAGTCACCGCATTTAGTCGGTGGCACCACTTCCTGTACTTGTGTTTCAAAGTGCCAGTCCTTTACTTTCAGCCTACTTCCAGGTTTCAGTTTAGCCTccaatttttttcatacaagggggggctgcagccagCTTTACACAATGATTGACATCACTAAGAGCCAACGACAATTTGGGTGCACATGTGGGGCCAataagatgggggggggggggggggtaggtagGGCACCGCGTAAGCTCCATCCCTGTGCCCCCTCTTTATGATTCTCAGATCAGTTATTGAATCCTAATCTCATATGTGACCGAGCAGAGAGTCACTCTCGTTGAAACATGTCTTCGTCCGTGTCGACCACGGTGGACGGCGTGGTGGTGGTCACCCATGTGCACCCAGCACCTCAGGGTGCAGGACCCCAACACGGTACGACCCTCCAGAGGTTCAGCAGGAGTCAGCCGCTGGTGCTCGGGGTAAGAGTTGCCATCGGTGTGTGGAGACGAGCGgattaataaatcataataGTATAAGATGGAAATTaggcaaaaaaaaggtattaaaTTTCAGTTGTTGGCAAATTCCAATGAAAAATTTGATTGTTATCATCTCGGCGATCTGAACATGCCCATATGatcttggttttctttttatttccttatgTTCATggtgtttatttctttaatatttgTCGCAAAACTGTCAGATGTGCTGTAAACTCAACCACTGTGTTTATTTAACATGGAGAAACGTGATATGTAGATGTTTTGCTATAAACAAGCACATTGATTAAAATCGGTGAAGTTTTCAGTTGTTACCAGATGTACAGTAGACCAAACCAAGCGCTTTTAACTCTTCTTTAATTTTGCGTCAGTGTTTCACAGTTGTGACAATTGTGTTTAAAAATCAGACGCAATTATTCTGTtaacttaataataatagtttttacATGACATGATATGTTTCCTCATATACAGTTTTAATGTTGATTCGGCAGCTTTGGAGTTACAGAATTTCATAATTTCTGGACATTTCATGTGAGCaatagtctttctttttttttgcttgttagAAGAGCAACATGGATAAAAAGAAATCAGGGATTAAAAATAACCCAACATATTTCTGCTCCTCATTGTCAAACTCATCGTCATTGGTTTGTCTGAAACAAAGTCTTTGAAAGCAGCCAGGAAACTGCTGGGTGTCAGTTACTGTAactcctctgtttgtgtttgtccctcCAGACTGTTCAGATTATGATCGGCCTGATCATTCTGCTCTTTGGGATCGCGATGACAGTTTATGCGGATTCACGTGGAGTTTTCTCCGTCATTTTCGTCTGGGGAGCTGCGTTTGTGAGTCGACCTTTACAATAGTGTGCTGCTCTGCCTTCAGGCGACAGGCTCATAGTCTGAGACACAGAGCAAAATCCAAAGAGTAATGCAGAGCCCTCTACTGGTAGATCTTCTTCATGCTCTTCAAACCTTTTTGAATTTTGCAGTTTGTAGAATACGAATGGAAAATACCtactttaataataaaatatctttttaaaatgttatgtatttgtgaggACATGACCcaaatcctttaaaaacatCCTGGATGCATTCCTCCCAAAACCTAATCACCTGATGCCTGAGATCTTTGATAtgattttcatgcaaatccattcATTACTTTTTGATGAATACtgttaacaaacaaataaactgacaaaacGATCTCATAACCTCCTTAGTGGAGGAAATAATTTTTAGGGGAGTGATTCAAAAGAAATCATATCCAAAGTATATTTCTGTGTTACAGTACATCATCGCTGGATCTCTGACTGTGGCTGCTGGGAAATATCTGACCCGCTCTCTGGTTGGTAACTCACCTtcactttttattctttcaataCTTCAGCTTCTCTGGCTTCATGACGTTAGAGTTTCAACGACAAGACAATGACACTGAAGAGGCTTCATTGTCATTGTAGTTGTACAAACAAAATTTAGTTTGGTAGCTCTCAGAGACACCAGCAGCTGTATAGAAAACTggataagaaagaaaaatcaaggaTATGTATACAAAACTAAAATCTCAGTCGCTTGAGAGTTTTTGAGCCAATGACAATTGGGGTGCACATAGGGGGGTTTCAAATGAAAGGGTGGGGGGGCACCACGTAAGCTCCGCCCCTGTGCCCCTCTGTATGATTCTCAGATCAGTTATTGAATCCTAATCTCACATGTGACCGAGCAGAGTCACTCTAGTTGAAACATGTCTTCGTCCGTGTCGACTACGGTGGGAGGTGTGGTGGTGGTCACCCATGTGCACCCACTGGTGCTTCACCGATCAATACATTTTACTAACTCTTCCTTCCAGGATCATCGGGGTCTGTAATCACCAGATTCCCATTGAATCAGTGAGACAAAACGAAACTCTGTGCAGGCGTCCTGACGTcgtgtctctcgtctctctgccAGGTGAACGCTGCTCTGGTTCTCTGTGTGATAGCAGCAGTTGCTTCCGCCACTGGGACCATCCTCTACTCTCTGGATGCCACAGGGGTGATGTGGTATTGCTACAACGGTTATGACGGGCGAAATGACTGCTACAGATATAAGGTATACATTTTGATAGTCCTTCCCAACCAGAACTACACAGCAATCATGTCACCATGTCAAAAAGAACTTGCAGACTTTTGGTATTTGAGCTTTAGTCTAAGTCGTTCTTTTTGTCATTGTAGTGCTGTGTTGACCCTTAAAGGCGTTCTCTCTGAACACCGCTCTGCATGGCTCACAGGTTTTAAGAAGTTGTTGGAAAGCAAAAGTCATGTCATCCTTTTGGGTTAACTAACTCAAATAACATTAACCAGCTCATTGCAGCTCATAAACTACATATATGACCACTGACgtctccagaaaaaaaatagaaacccACGTCAGTGTGTTACAAATGAAAACGCTTTGCTGACTTCTGTCAGAAATCAAGAATCCATTCTTTCTCTTAAGGTGCCACTTGTGTCACTAGCCACTGGCGTCATTAACCTCGTCTGCTAAGCAGCACAGACGGCCCTTCATTTACCGACCGACCTCAActttctgattttgtttgttgtgtgtgttctgacagACTCGGATGCACGGCGTTTCGGGGGCCTTGGCTGTTTTCAATTTACTGGAGCTCATTGTCTCAATCACCATCGCAGGATATGCCTGCAGCGCTACTTGCAACTGCACCCAAGAGGTGAGTCAACCATCGACTGATGAAATATCATATAAATTATTCTCCAGTGTAGTTTGGTCGTGTACAGACGCTGAATTGTGTGATCTGAAAAGTCAGGGTCCTCTGAT is a window from the Scophthalmus maximus strain ysfricsl-2021 chromosome 6, ASM2237912v1, whole genome shotgun sequence genome containing:
- the LOC118308790 gene encoding membrane-spanning 4-domains subfamily A member 4A-like isoform X1; translated protein: MSSSVSTTVDGVVVVTHVHPAPQGAGPQHGTTLQRFSRSQPLVLGTVQIMIGLIILLFGIAMTVYADSRGVFSVIFVWGAAFYIIAGSLTVAAGKYLTRSLVNAALVLCVIAAVASATGTILYSLDATGVMWYCYNGYDGRNDCYRYKTRMHGVSGALAVFNLLELIVSITIAGYACSATCNCTQEPPSVVYVPAASVGARDAPSAQEAIGDAIDFCSQMLENSSAMLDNSSAMLDNSFVI
- the LOC118308790 gene encoding uncharacterized protein LOC118308790 isoform X2, with product MSSSVSTTVDGVVVVTHVHPAPQGAGPQHGTTLQRFSRSQPLVLGYIIAGSLTVAAGKYLTRSLVNAALVLCVIAAVASATGTILYSLDATGVMWYCYNGYDGRNDCYRYKTRMHGVSGALAVFNLLELIVSITIAGYACSATCNCTQEPPSVVYVPAASVGARDAPSAQEAIGDAIDFCSQMLENSSAMLDNSSAMLDNSFVI